From a region of the Streptomyces sp. NBC_01454 genome:
- a CDS encoding gamma-glutamylcyclotransferase, whose protein sequence is MSLYAAYAGNLDARLMSRRAPHSPLRGTGWLNGWRLTFGGEQMGWEGALATVVEDPASQLFVALYDIAPMDEESMDRWEGVGMEIYRRMRVRAHTLDGDETAWIYVLNGYEGGLPSARYLGEIADAAESAGAPHDYVMELRKRPC, encoded by the coding sequence ATGTCGCTCTACGCCGCCTACGCCGGCAACCTCGACGCGCGGCTGATGTCCCGCCGCGCACCGCACTCGCCGCTGCGCGGCACCGGCTGGCTCAACGGCTGGCGGCTGACGTTCGGGGGCGAGCAGATGGGGTGGGAAGGCGCACTGGCGACGGTCGTCGAGGACCCGGCCTCCCAGCTGTTCGTCGCGCTCTACGACATCGCGCCCATGGACGAGGAGTCCATGGACCGCTGGGAGGGCGTCGGCATGGAGATCTACCGCCGGATGCGGGTACGGGCACACACCCTCGACGGCGACGAGACGGCCTGGATCTACGTCCTCAACGGCTACGAGGGCGGCCTCCCCTCGGCCCGCTACCTGGGCGAGATCGCCGACGCCGCCGAATCCGCGGGCGCCCCGCACGACTATGTGATGGAGCTGCGGAAACGCCCTTGCTGA
- a CDS encoding alpha/beta hydrolase, giving the protein MGLTSRSLGYAVAAAAVVCVGLTLWLWPRFAGHGVRALLGRLGVIAGTQLVIVAALGLAVNANFQFYASWHELLGLYDDAPDAVGKWGDGGGAGPVGDPSKGLVQASGPDGLDKVHGLPKGAPATAGRVESVRIVGKRTRAVDPAYVYLPPQYFQPQYARQRFPVIVALSGYPGGTFLLGQHLRLPQTADRLMRAGRMQPTVVVMLRPTIAPPRDTQCVDVPGGPQAETFFARDVPDALRSRYRVGHDPGGWGVMGYSSGGSCALQLAMRHDRTYTSAAALSPDYKVSNDPTTGDLFGGGRDRARRRQEHDLMWRLRQLPAPRVNVLIGTSRSGEKNYPAARAFLAAVKPPMKADSVMLDHGSHNFATWRRELPAALQWMSRSLTFPEDVVGNS; this is encoded by the coding sequence ATGGGACTGACCAGCCGGTCGTTGGGGTACGCCGTGGCCGCGGCTGCCGTGGTCTGCGTAGGGCTCACCCTCTGGCTGTGGCCGCGGTTCGCGGGGCACGGGGTGCGGGCGCTGCTGGGGCGGCTCGGGGTGATCGCCGGGACGCAGCTGGTCATCGTGGCGGCGCTCGGTCTCGCCGTGAACGCCAACTTCCAGTTCTACGCCTCCTGGCACGAGCTGCTCGGGCTCTACGACGATGCGCCCGATGCCGTCGGCAAGTGGGGCGACGGGGGAGGGGCCGGGCCGGTCGGTGACCCGTCGAAGGGTCTGGTGCAGGCGTCGGGGCCGGACGGGCTGGACAAGGTGCACGGTCTGCCGAAGGGTGCGCCGGCGACCGCGGGCCGGGTGGAGTCGGTGCGGATCGTCGGCAAGCGGACCCGGGCGGTGGATCCGGCGTACGTCTATCTGCCGCCGCAGTACTTCCAGCCCCAGTACGCCCGGCAGCGCTTCCCCGTCATCGTGGCGCTCAGCGGCTATCCGGGCGGCACCTTTCTGCTCGGCCAGCATCTGCGGCTGCCGCAGACCGCCGACCGGCTGATGCGGGCCGGGCGGATGCAGCCGACGGTGGTCGTGATGCTGCGGCCCACCATCGCCCCGCCGCGCGACACCCAGTGCGTCGATGTGCCGGGCGGCCCGCAGGCCGAGACGTTCTTCGCCCGCGATGTGCCGGACGCGCTGCGGTCGCGCTACCGGGTCGGCCACGACCCCGGCGGCTGGGGCGTGATGGGTTACTCCTCGGGCGGCAGCTGCGCCCTCCAGCTCGCCATGCGGCACGACCGTACGTACACTTCGGCGGCCGCGCTCTCGCCCGACTACAAGGTCAGCAACGACCCCACGACCGGCGATCTCTTCGGTGGCGGCAGGGACCGGGCGCGGCGCCGTCAGGAGCACGATCTGATGTGGCGTCTGCGGCAGCTGCCCGCGCCCCGGGTGAACGTCCTGATCGGCACCAGCCGCAGCGGGGAGAAGAACTACCCGGCGGCCAGGGCGTTTCTGGCGGCCGTGAAGCCGCCGATGAAGGCGGACTCCGTGATGCTCGACCACGGCAGCCACAACTTCGCCACCTGGCGGCGTGAGCTGCCCGCGGCGCTTCAGTGGATGAGCCGCTCGCTGACGTTCCCGGAGGATGTCGTGGGGAATTCCTAG
- a CDS encoding NAD(P)H-quinone dehydrogenase — protein sequence MEYVTRIVIIGGGPGGYEAALVAASLGAEVTVVDCDGLGGASVLTDCVPSKTLIATAEVMTTFDSSYEELGIIVEDDTPYVDRPARVVGVDLGKVNRRVKRLALAQSHDITASVTRAGGRVMRGRGRLEPGQAPDGSRKVTVTAADGTSEGLIADAVLIATGAHPREIPDALPDGERILNWTQVYDLDELPEELIVVGSGVTGAEFAGAYQALGSRVTLVSSRDRVLPGEDPDAAAVLEDVFRRRGMNVMARSRAQSAKRVGDRVEVTLADGRTISGTHCLMAVGSIPNTEDMGLEAAGVKLRESGHVWTDKVSRTTAPGVYAAGDCTGVFALASVAAMQGRIAMYHFLGDAVTPLNLKTVSANVFTDPEIATVGYSQADVDSGKIDARAVKLPLLRNPRAKMQGIRDGFVKLFCRPGTGIVVGGVVVSPRASELIHPISIAVDNNLTVEQIASAFTVYPSLSGSIAEVARQLHTRKAGTE from the coding sequence ATGGAGTACGTGACTCGGATCGTGATCATCGGTGGCGGACCCGGCGGATACGAAGCGGCCCTGGTGGCCGCCTCTCTCGGCGCGGAGGTGACCGTCGTCGACTGCGACGGTCTGGGCGGGGCGTCGGTGCTCACCGACTGCGTGCCGTCGAAGACTCTTATCGCCACGGCCGAGGTGATGACCACCTTCGATTCGTCGTACGAAGAGCTCGGCATCATCGTCGAGGACGACACCCCGTACGTGGACCGGCCCGCCCGGGTCGTCGGCGTCGACCTCGGCAAGGTCAACCGGCGGGTCAAGCGTCTCGCGCTCGCCCAGTCGCATGACATCACCGCCTCCGTGACCCGTGCCGGCGGCCGGGTCATGCGCGGCCGCGGGCGGCTGGAGCCGGGGCAGGCGCCGGACGGCTCCCGCAAGGTGACCGTCACCGCCGCCGACGGCACCTCGGAGGGCCTGATCGCGGACGCGGTGCTGATCGCCACCGGCGCGCACCCCCGTGAGATCCCCGACGCGCTCCCCGACGGCGAGCGGATCCTGAACTGGACGCAGGTCTACGACCTCGACGAGCTGCCCGAAGAGCTGATCGTGGTCGGTTCCGGTGTCACCGGTGCCGAGTTCGCCGGCGCCTACCAGGCGCTCGGCTCCCGCGTCACCCTCGTCTCCTCCCGCGACCGCGTGCTGCCGGGCGAGGACCCGGACGCCGCCGCCGTGCTGGAGGACGTCTTCCGCCGCCGCGGCATGAACGTCATGGCGCGCTCGCGGGCCCAGTCCGCCAAACGGGTCGGCGACCGCGTGGAGGTCACCCTCGCCGACGGCCGCACGATCTCCGGTACGCACTGCCTGATGGCGGTCGGCTCGATCCCCAACACCGAGGACATGGGCCTGGAAGCGGCCGGCGTCAAGCTCCGGGAATCCGGCCACGTCTGGACCGACAAGGTCTCCCGCACCACCGCCCCGGGCGTGTACGCGGCGGGTGACTGCACCGGTGTCTTCGCGCTGGCGTCGGTGGCCGCGATGCAGGGCCGGATCGCGATGTACCACTTCCTCGGCGACGCGGTCACGCCGCTGAACCTCAAGACGGTCTCCGCGAACGTCTTCACCGACCCGGAGATCGCCACCGTCGGCTACTCCCAGGCCGATGTCGACAGCGGCAAGATCGACGCCCGGGCCGTCAAGCTCCCGCTGCTGCGCAACCCGCGCGCCAAGATGCAGGGCATCCGCGACGGCTTCGTCAAGCTGTTCTGCCGCCCCGGCACGGGCATCGTGGTCGGCGGTGTGGTCGTCTCCCCGCGCGCGAGCGAGCTGATTCACCCGATCTCGATCGCGGTCGACAACAATCTGACCGTCGAGCAGATCGCCAGTGCCTTCACCGTTTACCCGTCGCTGTCCGGCTCGATCGCGGAGGTCGCCCGGCAGCTGCACACGCGGAAGGCGGGCACCGAGTAG
- a CDS encoding purine-nucleoside phosphorylase codes for MNASVTPDIARDPQGAAADAAARLRELTGAETHDVALVMGSGWAPAAEALGAPEHEFPVTELPGFPPPAVAGHGGKIRSYRVGEKRALVFLGRTHYYEGRGVAAVAHGVRTAVAAGCKTVVLTNGCGGLRAGMRPGQPVLINDHLNLTATSPIAGAHFVDLTDLYSPRLRALCKEIDPSLEEGVYAQLPGPHYETPAEIKMLRTLGADLVGMSTVLEAIAAREAGAEVLGLSLVTNLAAGMTGEPLNHEEVLQAGRDSATHMGSLLGQVLNKI; via the coding sequence GTGAACGCATCTGTTACTCCGGACATCGCGCGCGACCCGCAGGGTGCCGCCGCCGACGCCGCCGCCCGTCTGCGCGAGCTGACCGGCGCCGAGACCCATGACGTCGCCCTGGTGATGGGCTCGGGCTGGGCACCGGCCGCCGAGGCCCTGGGCGCGCCCGAGCACGAATTCCCCGTCACCGAGCTGCCCGGCTTCCCGCCGCCGGCCGTCGCCGGCCACGGCGGCAAGATCCGCTCGTACCGGGTGGGCGAGAAGCGGGCGCTGGTCTTCCTGGGCCGTACGCACTACTACGAGGGCCGCGGTGTCGCCGCGGTCGCCCACGGCGTGCGCACCGCCGTCGCGGCCGGCTGCAAGACCGTCGTGCTCACCAACGGGTGCGGCGGCCTGCGCGCGGGCATGCGCCCCGGCCAGCCGGTCCTCATCAACGACCATCTGAACCTGACCGCCACCTCCCCGATCGCCGGCGCCCACTTCGTCGATCTGACCGATCTGTACTCGCCGCGACTGCGCGCGCTGTGCAAGGAGATCGACCCGAGCCTGGAGGAGGGCGTCTACGCCCAGCTCCCCGGCCCGCACTACGAGACCCCGGCCGAGATCAAGATGCTCCGGACACTGGGCGCCGACCTGGTCGGGATGTCCACCGTCCTGGAGGCCATCGCGGCCCGCGAGGCCGGCGCCGAGGTGCTCGGCCTGTCGCTGGTGACGAACCTCGCCGCCGGCATGACGGGCGAGCCGCTCAACCACGAAGAGGTACTGCAGGCCGGCCGCGACTCGGCGACCCACATGGGCTCCCTGCTCGGCCAGGTCCTCAACAAGATCTAG
- a CDS encoding acetyl/propionyl/methylcrotonyl-CoA carboxylase subunit alpha — translation MRKVLIANRGEIAVRVARACRDAGIGSVAVYADPDRDALHVRAADEAYALGGDTPATSYLDIAKVLAAAADSGADAIHPGYGFLSENAEFAQAVLDAGLTWIGPPPHAIRDLGDKVAARHIAQRAGAPLVAGTADPVSGAEEVVAFAKENGLPIAIKAAFGGGGRGLKVARTLDEVPELYDSAVREAVAAFGRGECFVERYLDRPRHVETQCLADKHGNVVVVSTRDCSLQRRHQKLVEEAPAPFLSDEQNAELYRASKAILKEAGYEGAGTCEFLVGQDGTISFLEVNTRLQVEHPVTEEVTGLDLVREMFRIADGEELGYDDPAVRGHSFEFRINGEDPGRNFLPAPGTVTTFDAPAGPGVRLDAGVESGSVIGPAWDSLLAKLIITGATREQALQRASRALAEFTVEGMATAIPFHRAVVTDPAFAPELTGSADPFTVHTRWIETEFVNEITPFTAPGADEAEADTRETVVVEVGGKRLEVSLPSSLGMPLARAAVAGGAKPKRKAAKKSGSAASGDALASPMQGTIVKVAVEEGQQVTEGELVVVLEAMKMEQPLNAHRSGTIKGLTAEVGAALTSGAVICEIKD, via the coding sequence GTGCGCAAGGTGCTCATCGCCAACCGTGGCGAAATCGCTGTTCGCGTTGCCCGTGCATGCCGGGACGCGGGGATCGGCAGCGTAGCCGTCTACGCCGACCCCGACCGGGACGCCCTGCACGTCCGCGCGGCCGACGAGGCGTACGCCTTGGGCGGTGACACTCCTGCCACCAGCTACCTGGACATCGCCAAAGTGCTGGCCGCCGCCGCCGATTCCGGCGCCGACGCGATCCACCCGGGCTACGGCTTCCTGTCGGAGAACGCCGAGTTCGCCCAGGCCGTCCTCGACGCCGGACTGACCTGGATCGGCCCGCCGCCCCACGCCATCCGTGACCTCGGTGACAAGGTCGCCGCCCGTCACATCGCGCAGCGCGCCGGCGCCCCCCTGGTCGCCGGCACCGCCGACCCCGTCTCCGGTGCCGAGGAGGTCGTCGCCTTCGCCAAGGAGAACGGCCTGCCCATCGCGATCAAGGCGGCCTTCGGCGGCGGCGGCCGCGGCCTGAAGGTCGCCCGCACCCTCGACGAGGTCCCCGAGCTCTACGACTCCGCGGTCCGCGAGGCCGTCGCCGCCTTCGGCCGCGGCGAGTGCTTCGTCGAGCGGTACCTCGACCGCCCGCGGCACGTCGAGACCCAGTGCCTGGCCGACAAGCATGGCAACGTCGTCGTGGTCTCCACCCGTGACTGCTCGCTGCAGCGCCGCCACCAAAAGCTCGTCGAAGAGGCCCCGGCCCCGTTCCTGAGCGACGAGCAGAACGCCGAGCTCTACCGCGCCTCCAAGGCCATCCTCAAGGAGGCCGGCTACGAGGGCGCCGGCACCTGCGAATTCCTCGTCGGCCAGGACGGCACCATCTCCTTCCTGGAGGTCAACACCCGCCTCCAGGTCGAGCACCCGGTCACCGAGGAGGTCACCGGCCTCGACCTGGTCCGCGAGATGTTCCGCATCGCCGACGGCGAGGAGCTCGGCTACGACGACCCGGCGGTGCGCGGCCACTCCTTCGAGTTCCGCATCAACGGCGAGGACCCCGGCCGCAACTTCCTGCCCGCCCCCGGCACCGTCACCACGTTCGACGCGCCGGCCGGCCCCGGCGTCCGGCTGGACGCGGGCGTCGAGTCCGGCTCGGTCATCGGCCCCGCCTGGGACTCCCTCCTGGCCAAGCTGATCATCACCGGCGCCACCCGTGAGCAGGCCCTGCAGCGCGCCTCCCGCGCGCTGGCGGAGTTCACCGTCGAGGGCATGGCCACCGCCATCCCCTTCCACCGCGCCGTGGTCACCGACCCGGCCTTCGCCCCCGAACTCACCGGCTCCGCCGACCCGTTCACGGTCCACACCCGCTGGATCGAGACCGAGTTCGTCAACGAGATCACGCCGTTCACCGCGCCCGGCGCCGACGAGGCCGAGGCGGACACCCGTGAGACGGTCGTCGTCGAGGTCGGCGGCAAGCGCCTGGAGGTCTCGCTGCCGTCCTCGCTGGGCATGCCGCTGGCCCGCGCCGCGGTCGCCGGCGGCGCCAAGCCCAAGCGCAAGGCCGCCAAGAAGTCCGGCTCCGCCGCCTCCGGCGACGCGCTCGCCTCCCCGATGCAGGGCACCATCGTCAAGGTCGCCGTCGAGGAGGGCCAGCAGGTCACCGAGGGTGAACTGGTCGTCGTCCTCGAAGCCATGAAGATGGAGCAGCCGCTCAACGCGCACCGCTCCGGCACCATCAAGGGCCTGACCGCCGAGGTCGGCGCCGCCCTCACCTCCGGCGCCGTCATCTGCGAGATCAAGGACTGA
- a CDS encoding DeoR/GlpR family DNA-binding transcription regulator, with product MVRANGAVSLRELARVVQTSEVTVRRDVRALEAEGLLDRRHGGAVLPGGFTRESGFPQKSHLATAEKTAIADLAAGFVEEGEAIVVGAGTTTQELARRLARVPGLTVVTNSLLVAQALAHANRVEVVMTGGTLRGSNYALVGSGAEQSLQGLRVSRAFLSGSGLTAERGLSTSNMLSASVDRALVQAAGEVVVLADHTKLGSDTMFQTVPTDVITRLVTDEPPGHDDRAATELQALADQGVQIAVANSSGATGHGPGQPGTEGGAADRRGPRRDVPLPGQRRSHGPGAAGGGPQLRSAPSLSEAAGGRVADLAPRRR from the coding sequence ATGGTGCGCGCCAACGGAGCCGTATCGCTCCGGGAGCTCGCCCGCGTCGTCCAGACCTCTGAAGTAACCGTACGGCGGGATGTGCGGGCGCTGGAGGCAGAAGGACTCCTCGACCGCCGACACGGCGGTGCGGTCCTGCCGGGAGGCTTTACCCGCGAATCAGGATTCCCACAGAAATCCCATCTGGCCACCGCGGAGAAGACGGCCATCGCCGATCTCGCCGCGGGCTTCGTCGAAGAGGGCGAGGCCATCGTGGTCGGTGCGGGAACGACCACCCAGGAGCTGGCCCGCCGGCTCGCCAGGGTCCCCGGCCTGACCGTCGTCACCAACTCCCTGCTCGTCGCCCAGGCGTTGGCCCATGCCAACCGAGTCGAGGTCGTGATGACCGGCGGCACCCTGCGCGGCTCCAACTATGCGCTGGTCGGCAGCGGTGCCGAGCAGTCCCTCCAGGGCCTGCGGGTTTCCCGCGCCTTCCTGTCGGGCAGCGGTCTGACCGCCGAGCGCGGGCTGTCCACCTCCAACATGCTCTCCGCCAGCGTCGACCGGGCGCTGGTGCAGGCGGCGGGGGAGGTGGTGGTGCTCGCCGACCACACCAAGCTCGGTTCCGACACGATGTTCCAGACCGTGCCGACGGATGTGATCACCCGGCTGGTCACCGACGAGCCGCCGGGCCATGACGACCGCGCCGCCACGGAGCTGCAGGCGCTGGCCGATCAGGGCGTGCAGATCGCCGTCGCCAACAGCTCGGGCGCCACCGGTCACGGGCCGGGGCAGCCGGGGACGGAAGGCGGCGCTGCGGACCGGAGAGGCCCCCGGCGGGACGTCCCGCTGCCGGGGCAGCGCCGCAGCCATGGTCCGGGTGCCGCGGGCGGGGGGCCACAGCTCCGCTCGGCCCCCTCGCTGTCCGAGGCCGCGGGCGGCCGGGTCGCCGATCTCGCGCCGCGGCGGCGCTAG
- a CDS encoding TetR/AcrR family transcriptional regulator, producing the protein MATETAGQRQTAQGPAASAAVRAQDVRPMRADARRNYERLLTEARTAFTAHGTDTSLEDIARRAGVGIGTLYRHFPNRTALMGAVFQGEVDALLTYARELADAPQPCAALVAWLRAIITHASTYRGLSRALMTASANENSGMARCSVPMREAGAALLTRAQQAGAVRPDVSIGDLMQLTNGIALAVEESPDDPQLADRLLTLTLSGLKGERH; encoded by the coding sequence ATGGCCACCGAAACGGCAGGGCAGCGGCAGACGGCGCAGGGGCCGGCGGCGTCCGCGGCGGTGCGGGCGCAGGACGTACGCCCCATGCGGGCCGACGCGCGCCGCAACTACGAGCGGCTGCTGACCGAGGCCCGTACAGCCTTCACCGCGCACGGCACGGACACCTCACTGGAGGACATCGCACGCCGCGCCGGCGTCGGCATCGGCACGCTCTACCGGCACTTCCCCAACCGGACCGCCCTGATGGGCGCGGTCTTCCAGGGCGAGGTGGACGCCCTGCTGACCTACGCCCGGGAACTGGCCGACGCACCGCAGCCGTGCGCCGCGCTGGTCGCCTGGCTGCGCGCGATCATCACCCACGCCAGCACCTACCGCGGGCTGTCACGTGCGCTGATGACGGCCTCGGCGAACGAGAACTCGGGGATGGCGCGGTGCAGCGTCCCGATGCGCGAGGCCGGTGCCGCGCTGCTGACCCGCGCCCAGCAGGCCGGGGCCGTACGCCCCGATGTGAGCATCGGCGATCTGATGCAGCTGACCAACGGCATCGCGCTGGCCGTCGAGGAGTCCCCGGACGACCCCCAGCTCGCCGACCGGCTGCTGACCCTCACCCTCAGCGGACTGAAGGGCGAGCGGCACTGA